From Streptomyces sp. NBC_00690, a single genomic window includes:
- a CDS encoding glycoside hydrolase family 3 protein: MQDRSLSRRTLIASAAVGAATVAAVTGTTVPAAAAEAARHSQTKRLKQLIAGMSLEQKVGQLFVPYFYGTSATAPSQRDIDQNLREIGVSNVAEMIQRYHLGGVIYFGWARNITDPHQLVDLSNAIQKVAKDNGTLPVVISIDQEHGPNTRVGPPATQLPGPMALGANGSVSDARTAAEIAGVELAAMGIHQNFAPVADVNVNPANPIINIRSFGSDARHVSRLTAAQVRGYERKGIATSAKHFPGHGDTGMDSHTSLPIITHTREEWERIDAPPFRAAIDAGVSSIMTAHLQVPALDPSNDPATLSHPIITGVLRGELGYDGVIVTDALNMTGVRTKYGDDRVPVLALKAGVDQLLFVPNLDLAWNAVLNAVRGGELTEARLDESILRILRMKDKVGLLDGNPYVTHRGVDRTVGIPKHLATADRIAERTVTLLVNQRDFLPLSRRKQRKVLVTGQSPAFPYNADRRSVPVLAEQLTGQGFAPTTVTIDHAARETWDDANIARAVAGAQGQDVVVVLTQNVGATNRQKVLVERLVATGVPVVTVAVGNPYDIAHFSGVKASLATYGSADAELPTLARVLAGRGEPGGRLPAAIPRADNPAQALYPVGYGLSYDD, translated from the coding sequence ATGCAGGACCGAAGCCTCTCCAGACGCACGCTCATCGCGTCGGCCGCCGTCGGTGCGGCGACCGTCGCAGCAGTGACGGGCACGACCGTGCCGGCGGCAGCCGCCGAAGCAGCCCGTCACTCCCAGACCAAACGCCTCAAGCAGCTCATCGCCGGGATGAGCCTGGAGCAGAAGGTCGGCCAGCTGTTCGTCCCGTACTTCTACGGGACGTCCGCCACTGCCCCGTCCCAACGCGACATCGACCAGAACCTCCGGGAGATCGGCGTCAGCAATGTCGCCGAGATGATCCAGAGGTACCACCTCGGCGGAGTCATCTACTTCGGCTGGGCGCGGAACATCACCGATCCGCACCAGCTCGTCGACCTCTCCAACGCGATCCAGAAGGTCGCCAAGGACAACGGCACGCTGCCGGTCGTCATCTCGATCGACCAGGAGCACGGGCCGAACACTCGGGTCGGCCCGCCGGCCACCCAGCTCCCCGGTCCCATGGCACTCGGCGCCAACGGTTCGGTCTCTGATGCCCGCACAGCAGCTGAGATCGCCGGTGTCGAGCTGGCCGCCATGGGAATCCACCAGAACTTCGCCCCGGTCGCCGACGTCAACGTCAACCCGGCGAACCCGATCATCAACATCCGGTCCTTCGGCTCCGACGCCCGTCATGTGAGCCGGCTGACCGCCGCTCAGGTGCGCGGCTACGAGCGCAAGGGCATCGCCACGTCCGCGAAGCACTTCCCGGGCCACGGCGACACGGGGATGGACAGCCACACCTCGCTGCCGATCATCACCCACACCCGGGAGGAATGGGAGCGCATTGACGCCCCGCCGTTCCGGGCGGCCATCGACGCCGGCGTGTCATCGATCATGACCGCGCACCTCCAGGTCCCCGCGCTCGACCCGAGCAACGACCCGGCGACGCTCTCCCACCCCATCATCACCGGTGTGCTCCGTGGAGAACTCGGCTACGACGGGGTCATCGTCACCGACGCCCTCAACATGACGGGCGTACGGACCAAGTACGGCGACGACCGCGTCCCCGTTCTCGCCCTCAAGGCGGGTGTGGACCAGCTCCTCTTCGTCCCCAACCTGGACCTGGCGTGGAACGCCGTCCTCAACGCGGTGCGCGGTGGCGAGCTGACCGAAGCACGGCTGGATGAATCGATCCTGCGCATTCTCCGCATGAAGGACAAGGTGGGGCTGCTCGACGGCAACCCCTACGTCACCCACCGCGGGGTGGACCGCACGGTCGGCATCCCCAAGCACCTCGCGACCGCCGACCGGATCGCCGAGCGCACGGTGACCCTGTTGGTGAACCAGCGCGACTTCCTGCCGCTGTCCCGGCGCAAGCAGCGCAAGGTGCTGGTCACCGGCCAGAGCCCGGCGTTCCCCTACAACGCGGATCGGCGCAGTGTGCCGGTGCTGGCCGAGCAGTTGACGGGACAGGGCTTCGCCCCGACCACCGTCACCATCGACCACGCGGCCCGTGAGACGTGGGACGACGCCAACATCGCCCGGGCGGTCGCCGGGGCGCAGGGTCAGGACGTCGTCGTGGTGCTCACCCAGAACGTGGGGGCCACCAACCGGCAGAAGGTCCTGGTCGAGCGGCTCGTCGCCACCGGCGTCCCCGTGGTCACGGTGGCCGTCGGCAACCCGTACGACATCGCCCACTTCAGCGGGGTGAAAGCGTCGCTCGCCACGTACGGCAGCGCGGACGCGGAGCTGCCCACGCTCGCCCGCGTGCTCGCCGGTCGTGGCGAGCCCGGTGGACGACTGCCCGCGGCGATCCCGCGTGCGGACAACCCGGCGCAGGCGCTCTACCCCGTCGGTTATGGACTGTCTTACGACGACTGA
- a CDS encoding S28 family serine protease: protein MRKARKALTGLVSLGVLVGTVGAAEATSGAAKAAESSSTRTVSTDIKDRILAIPGMSLIEEKPYPGYRFFVLNYTQPVDHRNPRKGTFQQRLTLLHKDTTRPTVFFTSGYGLNTAPRRSEPTAIIDGNQVSLEYRYFTPSRPNPADWSKLDIWQAASDQHRIFSALKKIYDKKWLSTGGSKGGMTATYFERFYPRDMDGVVAYVAPNDVVNNEDKAYDRFLANVGTKECRDKLNAVQREALVRRAPLAAKYAQYAKDNGYTFNTIGSLDRAFEAVVLDYTWAFWQYSLVADCGSIPVAKTATDDELWNTVDSISGFSFYTDQGLAPYTPYYYQAGTELGSPDIQQPHLKGLSRYGYQPPRNFVPKDIPMRFKPHAMKDVDRWVRNNADQMMFVNGQNDPWSAEPFRLGRGSSDSYVYVAPGGNHGANVARLAPEDKAAATASILKWAGVAPAAVQRDESQAKPLARFDAKLDKVDIEREPTLRP from the coding sequence ATGCGCAAGGCGCGCAAGGCGCTGACAGGTCTGGTGTCGCTCGGGGTGCTCGTGGGCACCGTGGGCGCGGCGGAGGCGACTTCAGGGGCGGCGAAAGCCGCGGAGTCTTCGTCCACCAGGACTGTGAGCACCGACATCAAGGATCGGATTCTTGCCATACCCGGCATGAGTCTGATCGAGGAGAAGCCCTACCCGGGCTACCGGTTCTTCGTTCTGAACTACACCCAGCCCGTGGACCACCGCAATCCGCGCAAGGGCACCTTCCAGCAGCGGCTCACGCTGCTGCACAAGGACACCACCCGACCCACGGTGTTCTTCACCTCCGGCTACGGGCTGAATACGGCTCCGCGCCGCAGTGAGCCCACCGCGATCATCGACGGCAACCAGGTCTCCCTGGAGTACAGGTACTTCACGCCGTCCCGCCCCAACCCGGCCGACTGGTCGAAGCTGGACATCTGGCAGGCCGCCAGCGACCAGCACCGGATCTTCTCCGCGCTGAAGAAGATCTACGACAAGAAGTGGCTCTCCACGGGCGGCTCGAAGGGCGGTATGACCGCCACCTACTTCGAGCGCTTCTACCCGCGCGACATGGACGGCGTCGTCGCCTACGTGGCGCCGAACGACGTGGTGAACAACGAGGACAAGGCGTACGACCGCTTCCTCGCGAACGTCGGCACCAAGGAGTGCCGCGACAAGCTGAACGCGGTCCAGCGCGAAGCCCTCGTCCGCCGTGCACCGCTCGCCGCGAAGTACGCGCAGTACGCGAAGGACAACGGCTACACCTTCAACACGATCGGCTCCCTCGACCGTGCCTTCGAGGCCGTCGTCCTCGACTACACCTGGGCGTTCTGGCAGTACAGCCTGGTCGCCGACTGCGGCTCGATCCCGGTCGCGAAGACGGCGACCGACGACGAGTTGTGGAACACCGTCGACTCGATCTCCGGGTTCTCCTTCTACACGGACCAGGGCCTCGCCCCGTACACGCCGTACTACTACCAGGCGGGTACGGAACTGGGCTCGCCGGACATCCAGCAGCCCCACCTCAAGGGGCTGAGCCGCTACGGCTACCAGCCGCCGCGCAACTTCGTGCCGAAGGACATCCCGATGCGGTTCAAGCCGCACGCGATGAAGGACGTCGACCGGTGGGTGCGCAACAACGCCGACCAGATGATGTTCGTCAACGGTCAGAACGACCCGTGGAGCGCGGAGCCGTTCCGCCTCGGCCGGGGCAGCAGCGACAGCTATGTGTACGTCGCTCCCGGTGGTAACCACGGTGCCAACGTGGCCCGACTCGCCCCCGAGGACAAGGCCGCGGCCACCGCGTCCATCCTGAAGTGGGCGGGCGTCGCACCGGCTGCCGTCCAGCGTGACGAGTCACAGGCGAAGCCGCTGGCGCGGTTCGACGCCAAGCTCGACAAGGTGGACATCGAGCGGGAGCCCACCTTGCGCCCGTGA